The following coding sequences are from one Triticum aestivum cultivar Chinese Spring chromosome 5A, IWGSC CS RefSeq v2.1, whole genome shotgun sequence window:
- the LOC123101699 gene encoding uncharacterized protein, translating to MIEKLNKTGVSYKPSNLEEDEENLYGGINESSNDVGRPQKEFVYQKDDSDRFRTPSKMNLQKDDNGVDVTSRENTPFYCTPEYWDSFKGDMDDPVQVPEVSDEKAATSLETDEIASHASVGSQGVQEEVEEVTGRRKRRGSQHVKSPYVVPKPNKRAKRSAKGKLFQNGDVNKSGDEYDVVKASIKYVHAHEHLQKHAKTEIFNDGMEECLTVRRACQIINHEWLSGDVIDAYSSFLVDKVNDDRFMLTTWRIHWFLHVRPGKKTAGNDYEAESHSNGPVNRCEDEYFKKSKTYIPLNKQNNHWITVVMHSGKREFQVLDSLMTGKLDTVTRELVEDLRKQLAEDIQEANAIGIVNYPDVSKWPIQTYDMPKQHDG from the exons ATGATTGAGAAACTGAACAAAACAGGCGTCTCCTACAAACCCAGTAACCTGGAAGAGGACGAAGAGAATCTGTACGGAGGCATTAATGAGTCTTCAAACGATGTTGGACGTCCGCAAAAAGAGTTTGTATATCAAAAAGATGATTCAGACCGGTTCCGCACACCTTCCAAAATGAATTTGCAAAAGGATGATAACGGCGTTGATGTAACTTCTCGTGAAAACACACCTTTTTACTGCACACCTGAGTACTGGGATAGTTTCAAGGGTGATATGGATGATCCTGTCCAAGTACCAGAAGTATCAGATGAAAAAGCTGCCACATCTTTAGAGACGGACGAAATCGCATCGCATGCGTCGGTTGGTTCTCAAGGAGTACAAGAGGAAGTGGAGGAGGTTACTGGCAGGCGCAAGCGCAGAGGATCACAACATGTCAAGTCTCCTTATGTGGTCCCTAAACCAAACAAACGTGCAAAACGTTCTGCCAAAGGAA AATTGTTCCAAAATGGTGATGTTAACAAATCTGGTGATGAGTATGATGTGGTGAAAGCGTCCATCAAGTACGTGCATGCGCATGAGCATTTACAAAAACATGCCAAAACAGAAATTTTCAATGATGGCATGGAAGAATGTCTCACTGTGAGGAGAGCTTGTCAGATTATTAACCATGAGTGGCTAAGTGGCGAT GTAATTGATGCATACTCATCATTTTTGGTCGACAAAGTTAATGATGATCGTTTCATGTTAACAACTTGGAGGATACATTGGTTCCTTCACGTTAGACCCGGAAAGAAGACCGCCGGTAATGATTATGAAGCAGAGTCGCATAGTAATGGACCCGTGAACAGATGTGAGGACGAGTATTTCAAAAAATCAAAG ACTTACATTCCTCTAAACAAGCAAAATAATCACTGGATTACTGTCGTCATGCATAGCGGAAAAAGAGAGTTTCAGGTTCTTGACTCGTTGATGACCGGAAAACTTGACACTGTTACTAGAGAACTCGTTGAGGACCTG AGAAAACAACTAGCAGAAGATATCCAAGAAGCAAATGCAATCGGAATTGTGAATTATCCGGATGTTTCCAAGTGGCCTATTCAAACGTATGACATGCCAAAACAACATGATGGGTGA